One genomic segment of Camelus ferus isolate YT-003-E chromosome 19, BCGSAC_Cfer_1.0, whole genome shotgun sequence includes these proteins:
- the ID1 gene encoding DNA-binding protein inhibitor ID-1 isoform X1, translating into MKVASGSATAAAGPSCALKAGKTAGGAGEVVRCLSDQSVAISRCAGGAGARLPSLLDEQQVNVLLYDMNGCYSRLKELVPTLPQNRKVSRVEILQHVIDYIWDLELELNSESHGGTPGSRGLPARAPLSTLNGEISALAAEVRRHVFQRTIASCVAEALPSGIGGPQFSSG; encoded by the exons ATGAAGGTCGCTAGTGGCAGCGCCACGGCCGCTGCGGGCCCCAGCTGCGCTCTGAAGGCCGGCAAGACGGCGGGCGGCGCGGGAGAGGTGGTGCGCTGCCTGTCTGACCAGAGCGTGGCCATCTCCCGCTGTGCCGGCGGCGCCGGGGCGCGCCTGCCCTCCCTGTTGGACGAGCAGCAGGTGAACGTGCTGCTCTACGATATGAACGGCTGCTATTCACGCCTTAAGGAGCTggtgcccaccctgccccagaACCGCAAGGTGAGCAGAGTGGAGATCCTCCAGCACGTCATCGACTACATCTGGGACTTGGAATTGGAGCTGAACTCAGAATCCCACGGCGGGACCCCCGGGAGCCGGGGGCTCCCCGCCCGGGCTCCGCTGAGCACCCTAAACGGCGAAATCAGCGCCCTGGCGGCAGAGGTGAG GCGCCATGTGTTCCAGCGGACGATCGCATCTTGTGTCGCTGAAGCGCTGCCTTCCGGGATCGGCGGACCCCAGTTCTCCAGCGGTTGA
- the ID1 gene encoding DNA-binding protein inhibitor ID-1 isoform X2 has translation MKVASGSATAAAGPSCALKAGKTAGGAGEVVRCLSDQSVAISRCAGGAGARLPSLLDEQQVNVLLYDMNGCYSRLKELVPTLPQNRKVSRVEILQHVIDYIWDLELELNSESHGGTPGSRGLPARAPLSTLNGEISALAAEAPCVPADDRILCR, from the exons ATGAAGGTCGCTAGTGGCAGCGCCACGGCCGCTGCGGGCCCCAGCTGCGCTCTGAAGGCCGGCAAGACGGCGGGCGGCGCGGGAGAGGTGGTGCGCTGCCTGTCTGACCAGAGCGTGGCCATCTCCCGCTGTGCCGGCGGCGCCGGGGCGCGCCTGCCCTCCCTGTTGGACGAGCAGCAGGTGAACGTGCTGCTCTACGATATGAACGGCTGCTATTCACGCCTTAAGGAGCTggtgcccaccctgccccagaACCGCAAGGTGAGCAGAGTGGAGATCCTCCAGCACGTCATCGACTACATCTGGGACTTGGAATTGGAGCTGAACTCAGAATCCCACGGCGGGACCCCCGGGAGCCGGGGGCTCCCCGCCCGGGCTCCGCTGAGCACCCTAAACGGCGAAATCAGCGCCCTGGCGGCAGAG GCGCCATGTGTTCCAGCGGACGATCGCATCTTGTGTCGCTGA